Genomic segment of Psychrobacter sanguinis:
GAGATGCCAGTGGGTGAGCGTGGTGAAATTTGTGTGAAAGGACCACAGGTTATGGTGGGCTATCAAAACCGTCCTGAAGACACCAAAGAAGCTTTCACTGAAAATGGTTACTTCAAAACAGGCGATATTGGTATCTTAGATGAAAAAGGCTTTATCAAAATCGTCGACCGCAAAAAAGACATGATTTTGGTATCTGGTTTTAACGTTTATCCCAACGAAATTGAAGAGGCTATGGCACAGCATCCTGCAGTATTAGAAGTAGGTGCTATCGGCATTCCAAGTGACAATCGCGGTGAAGATCCTAAAATATTTGTGGTGAAAAAACCAGGTACGAAGGTAACCGAGCAAGAACTGATTGATTTTGGTAGAAAACAATTGACCGGTTATAAGCGTCCTCGTATTGTCGAGTTTGTCGACGAACTACCTAAGTCAAACGTCGGTAAAATCTTACGTAAAGAGCTTCGTAAAATGGAAGGTTTAGAGTAGTTTTCGACGACGACTAATACTTGCTATTGCTTAGTCATCACGTTACGATGACCGAACTTATCAGGGGCAGGGGGCTTATTAAGCTTTACCTGCCCTCTCAAATAACCACTGAATCAAAGATAAAGGATATAACTTAGCAATGCGTATAGATAACCGCGAGCTGGATCAACTGCGTACGGTCACTTTTGAGCGTAATTACACCAAACATGCTGAAGGCTCAGTATTGGTTTGTTTTGGCGATACCAAGGTACTTTGTACCGCAAGTGTTGAATCAGGCGTACCTCGCTGGTTGAAAGGCAAAGGACAAGGTTGGGTAACGGCAGAATATGGTATGCTACCTCGTGCGACTAATACCCGCAATCAGCGTGAAGCCGCTCGTGGCAAACAGTCTGGACGTACCCAAGAAATTCAGCGTTTAATCGGCCGTAGTTTAAGAGCGATGGTTGATCTGAACAAACTGGGTGAAAATACCATCTATCTAGATTGTGATGTATTGCAAGCAGATGGCGGCACCCGCACCGCGAGTATCACTGGGGCGGCTATTGCTTTAATTGATGCATTAGAGTCACTACAACAAAAGAAAAAACTGAAAGCAGATCCCTTAGTCGGTTTGGTCGCTGCGGTTTCTGTTGGGGTGAAAAATGGCGAAATTCTGCTTGATTTGAATTATGAAGAAGACTCAAGCTGTGATACGGACTTAAATGTGGTCATGACTCAAAAAGGCGAGTTTATTGAGATTCAAGGTACCGCTGAAGAGAAGCCTTTCACCCGTGCTGAAGCCGACAAAATGCTAGCGATGGCTGAAAAAGGCATTGCTGATTTGATTAAGTTACAACAAACTGCCCTGGGCTGGTAAACGATTATTAGTCCATAGTTAGCTCAGTCAGCCAATAGGATACACAAATTATGCTACAGGTTACGGATAATGGTGCCAACATAACGTTGTCAGGCAAAGCAAGTGGTCAGGGCAATGGCGTATTTTGGTTCAGTGTGGCTTTATTGGCTGGGGCATTGGGTGTGGCAATCGCTATGAGTTTGCTGCCAGAGCGTCTTGCGATAGGCGCTTTGGCATTATTGGTCGTGGGCAGCTATGTGTTTAATAGACTGCTTAACGCTCAAAAAGGGACTCAAAATCACATCAACTCTGGCTTAGTAAAAGTACAGCCAGGGATGTTTGTACAAAATCAGTTTGGCAAAACCCAACAGATTATTGTAGGTGCCAATGAAACTGTCAGTGTTAATGGCACCTCATTGACCATAACGACAGCAGAGGGCAATACCAAATGTCAGGTATCTGGCTTTGATACCGAAAAAGAAGCTCAAGTAATGCGGGCCATCTTGCAAGGTCAGCAGTTTGGCAAACGTAATGCCAATATCAAGATGCAGTCTTCCTAGTCGCTTTTACAAAATTCTTTGCTATCGTACATTTACAGCTCTCTGAGTTGCATATTCTTATGGATAGGCCTTTATAGCAGGGCCTTCTTGTCTATTGCTGTTCTTAAGTAGTCCTCTCGATTATTTGTGTACCTTTCTTTCGCCCCTCACCCTCTCAACATTTATAACTGTCTCTACTTCCTTGTAAATCTTATTTCTGTCCAATATCGATAACACTGCTCTAAATAAGCGGTGAGTTAGCCATGAGCGTTAATAACTGAAGTTACGCAAAGACCTAAACAAACGCTATACTGCCACCATGAATAAAGACATGATTGACTTATACACAGACTATCAACTCAGTAGCTTTGGTCAAACCACAGCCACAGGCTTATCGGCGATGATGGAGGGTAGCATCAGTCATGATGCTGTGACCAGATTTTTAACAAATAGCGAGTACACTTCAAAGCATCTATGGCAACAGGTCAAACCGACCATACGTGATATAGAAAACGAAGACGGTGTACTGATATTTGATGACACCATACAAGCAAAACCCCATACCAAAGAAAATGAGACAAATTGCTGGCACTATGACCATACGACAAACACCACAGTCAAAGGCATCAACCTACTGAACTGTTTGTACCATTGTGAGGGTGTCTCGATACCAATAGCCTTTCACATTGTCACCAAACCGATTTGCTACAGTGATATCAGTACTCGAAAAACCAAACGCAAAGCCACGATAACCAAGAATGAGTTACTAAGAGACATGGTTGATACCGCTTGCCACAACCAAGTTAAGTTCCGTTATGTGCTGATGGATTCATGGTTTACCAGTAAACAGACTTTAAAGCATATTCGCAAAAAAGATAAGCATGTAATCGCAGCCCTTAAATCCAATCGTTTAATCGCTCTGAATCTACAAGACAAAAAACAGTCTCGTTATCAGCGAATTGATGAGATAGGACTACCAGATAAAAAAGCCATGACAGGCTATTTAAAAGACTACCCACATGAGGTTGTCTTTATACGCCAAGTCTTTACAAACAAAGACGGTAGCTTAGGTGTGCTATATTTGGTATGTACTGATTCACAACTCCCTGCTGATAAGATCATGAGTCTTTATGAAAAACGCTGGGCAATAGAAGTGTTTCATAAGTCACTCAAGCAAAATGCCAGTTTGGCTAAGTCGCCTGCCCATTCTAAACGGGCAATGCACAATCATGTGTTTTTATCTATTTGTGCTACGGTTAAGCTTGAATGTTTGAAGTTAACCACTAAATTAAATCATTTCGCACTTAAAGCTAAACTTCTTGTCGCGGCTTCAAAAGCGGCTTTCGATGAGCTGACTTTGCTTAGGGCTGCGTAACTTCAGTTAATAAGTATAAGGCTAATAGGGACAAGATTAAAAGGTCAGGGCAATCGCACTATAGAAAATAGCCGCTTTAAATTAGGTTATCTAAATAAAATGTGTTAAATAGTTAGAAACTATAACTAAAATATTTTTATGTATCTCGTATTTTTATTATTTGCGACCGAAAATTGGTGATAACATCTGTAAAAGGTCAATAATTAATTAAAATGTAGCTAAAATCAATTTGTAGTGCGATTGCCCTGATTAAAAGGTAGGCTAATATAGTCAAAGAACGAATAAAGTGGTACACTAAAACTTATGGCATATTCAAAAGACTACCGACAAATGATTCTTAGCAAACTTGACGAAGGCTACAGCTTTCGAGAGTTAGCCGAAGAGTATCAAATTAGCCCAACCAATATACAAAACTGGAAGAAACGGCTTGAGCGCAAACAATGCAAACGAATCCCTAGTAAGATAGACAACGATGCCCTTATAGCAGATGTCAAAGCCTATCCTGATGACTATCATTATGAACGAGCAAGGCGATTTAACTGTAGCGACAGAGGCATAGGAAAAGCTCTCAAGCGTCTCGGCATTACTCAAAAAAAAGACACTAAATCACCCTAAAGCAGATGACGATCTAAGGCGTCTATTTCTTGAACAACTGTCTGAGTTTGAAGAAAGCGATAGAGCTATTATTTATTTAGACGAAAGTGGTTTTAAGTCTCATGAGAACCGACCACACGGCTATTCCTATAAAGGCAAACCGTGCTTTGGCAGTTATAACTGGCAACTAAAGAATCAAACCAATGCTATCGGTGCTATTCACAATAATCAACTATTCGCCATTGGCCTTTATGATTGTAATGTCAATGCCGACGTCTTCTATAGCTGGGTGACACAATTGCTACTGCCAAACCTACCTAAGAACAGCGTTGTTGTTATGGACAACGCCACCTTCCATAAAAGACTTGATATTCAAGAGCTTATTAATGATGCAGGACACTGTATTTTATGGCTACCCCTTATAGCCCAGATTTAAATCCCATCGAAAAAGCCTGGGCTTGGATCAAGCGTAAACGTAAAGACTGGCGTCTGCAGTGTATCGATACTTTGTTCTTTTATTTTCTTTGGCTTTGTGACAGTTTATAAGTTCTTTAACTATAGGTATAGGATAGTCACAGGCAAGGTAAAATGTCGCAGGGTTAACCTTGCTAAGTCTACTAGAGTAGTACTTGCTTTCAGCTGTATTGCAACTCATTTACTTACTTATGACTATATCACTTGAGTTAATGAGTTAACTTGGTTTATATTTGAAGGGTCAGAATTTTAGAATTAATAAATTTACTAATAGCTTCAATAACTTAGCGGTTGTTACCCAGTCGTCTAAGGCACTAAATGAGACGATTTAAAAACGCTAAACCCTCACATTGGCTTGATATTAAGGAGGACGACATGGATGTGTCCACTTTTAACATGCATAAAAAATCACGTTTCTCGTTTTTTCAATATAAAGTACAAACGCTTAAATCTACAGTGGCTAGACGCCTAGTTGAGGTTGCTGTAGCCAGTATGGTGATGTTGTCCAGCTCTCTACTGCATGCTGATGATTTAGCCGACCTTATCCGTCAGAAGAGCCAAACTTTTTACCAACCTAGCCCTGCTTATGGCACGAGTTCTAGCTTTGGTTCTGCGCCTAGTTTTGGTAGCAGTCCAGCTTTTGGTCAGCCGGGTACCGCCAGCTTTTATCAAAGCTATGTTTCAGCGCCGAACATCAGTCCCGAATATATCGACACCTTATATCGTGCTGAGCAAATAGCCTCAATGCCTAGTCAGCAGGTATTGCGTACCGTACGTCAAATGGCATTAGACAATAAAGAGATTATTAAGGGCTCTTGCTGGGATTATTTGAATGCGGCATTTAATAGGGCGGGGGTAAGAAAGGAAACTGTATTTAAGGGGGAATATCCAGCCGGACCTTTTATAGATACCAGTCAGATACAGCCGGGCGATTGGCTGTATTATGTCAATCATAGTTATAACGATATAGAGCACAGCGGTCTGTTTGTGGGTTGGCTCAATCGCGATACCAATGAGGCTTTAATTTTAAGCTACGCCGGTGAGAGGCGAAATGAACCGGCACGTTATAAAGTCTATGATGTTTCTCATACTTATAATGTGATGCGGCCCAGCTTATAGGCAGATAAACTGGGAGTAGTGTGTAAGTGAGCAGGTAGATATGGTGGTAGTGGTTTAGTCGTAGTGAAGCTCAGTGAGAAGACCTAGAACGGTTTGACGATAACTAATACCACTACTGCAATTAAAATAAACACCGGCGCTTCATTGAACCAACGCCAGAATACATGGCTTTTATATTGCGGGTTTTCGATAAGTTTATTACGATAGACCCCACATAGGCCATGATAAGCGGATAATAAAACCACCAGTAATAGCTTAACGTGTAGCCAGCCCTCATTTTTATAAACTTCCCAGCCCAGTACCAACATCCATAGACCGAAAAGCCAAGTGGCAATCATCGCTGGGGTCATGATGCCCCGAAACAACTTACGTTCCATGATGACAAAGCGGTCTTGACTCACTTTATCCTCACTCATGGTGTGGTAAACGAATAGTCGGGGTAAATAGAAAATGGCGGCAAACCAGCACACCATGGAGATAACATGTGCTGCTTTTATCCAATTGAAATAATCTGCCATAGTTGCTGCTCTCACTTACGGATTGGTTAATCGTTAAAATATCACACCGAGTATTTATAGCTCTTATATAAAATAACCTATCTTTCTATAAAATAATGTGTCTTTTTCGAACTTCCTGAACCTAATAATTGGATCTACTAACTGAACCTACTATTTGTCGCATTTGCGCTTGTTCTCATTGACAGGCTGACTTCTAGACTTATTATTACTTATCATTTATCGTTTATGACACATAGCTTTTTTGGCCACTCAACGCATCTATCACTGCTAAGGCAGGCTTAGGCGGCATTGCTTTCAATCCCAACATTTTCATTAATCGATCATCATTGGACTGGCTAGCATTACCAGTGGTTAGTAGTTTATCACCATAGAAGAAAGAGTTGGCCCCTGCCATAAACGCCAATGCCTGCTCTGAATCAGATAAGCTTTCTCGACCGGCTGAAAGACGAACATAGCTTTTGGGGCAGCAAATACGAGTGACGGCTATGGTTCTTATCCATTCTAGTACCGGAAGTTGACCCTCACTCAATACCTTGTCACCCAAAGGGGTGCCTTTAATCGGTACGAGAAGGTTTACTGGTATAGATTCTGGCGGCACAGGCATACTTGCCAACTCATACACCCAATCAATACGGTCTTCGCGGCTCTCACCCATGCCCACAATGCTACCACTACAAACATTGATACCTGAGCGACGCACATGGTCAATGGTGGCCAAGCGTTCATCGTAGCTGCGGGTACTGACCACTTGATCGTAATAGCGGCGCGACGTGTCTAAATTGTGGTTGTAATAATCGAGTCCGGCCTCTGCCAACTGTTCTGATTGCTCTGCAGTTAACATACCTAAAGTCATACAAGTCTCAAGCCCTAATGCTTTTACCTCTTTAATCAGGTTAGCAATATAAGGCATGTCTTTGGCAGTGGGATGTTTCCAAGCGGCACCCATACAAAAGCGAGAAGAACCTGAAGCTTTGGCTGCTTTGGCCGCGGCCAGTACTTTATTAACTTCTAGTAGTTTTTCTGCTTGTAGTCCAGTCTTATCACGGTGATGACCCGATTGTGAGCAATAGCCACAGTCCTCAGGACAGTTGCCGGTCTTAATAGACAACAATGTACTTATTTGAACCTCATTGGCAGGAAAGTGTTGACGGTGGACGGCCTGAGCTTGTAGTAATAGGTCCATAAAAGGCAATTCAAACAATGATGCCACCTTCTCACGACTGATTTCATGAGGGATATCAGTGCTGAATGTAGAGGAGGTATCGTGTTCTGCGTCTGATTGAATCAGGTTATCCTGCGCCATAAATCGAGTAGACGACGTCATTTTTTTGTTATTGTCTAAGCAAGCGCTGGTACCAGGCTCCATAAGTTTCACCAAGGTGCTCATACAACAATCCTTTGTAAGTTAGCATTTATAGAGTAGAAATCGCCCCACTAAGAGACGTATCTTATTAACAGTAACCTAATTGTATCATCTAATTGCTCCTAAATAGAGCAACAAAAATGCCTAAGTAGCATTAAGCCACTTAGGCATTAATATCAATCAAATCAATTGACTGTAAAATTTAGCTAGCAATTAATGCCAAGATCAAACTTTATTTAGACAGTTTTTGTTTGGCCATACTGAAGACTTGTGAAGCTAAGCCCTGTGCTTTCTCGGCTAGAGGACGTGCTTTCTCAGCCAATGGACGTGCTTTTTCTAGTAGAGGCTTAAGCTCTTCAGGCACAGCAGGAACAATATGTTTGGCCAATTGGTTAAACCACATTAGTAAGCTGTAATCGCCTTCCATTTTTAGGTTTTTGTCTTGAATGGCTGTCATAAATGCTGCAACGTCACCGCCTGTCAGCAGCTTAACACCAGTCATTGAGTCTTTAAAATCGATGCGTAAGCTAGGCTCATCAGCCTTACCGCTATGTTGTTTGAAGCTACCGTTGTCAAAAACATAATAACGGGCAATATCATCCGCTTCACTGCCAAGCTCGATGGTCACTTGACGGTCTTGCAAGATTTGCTGAATGTTTGGGTCATCACTTTTAGCCAACATAGAAAGACGATAGCCCACTGCGGCTAATAGAACATCTAAAGGGTTAGATTTAACATTTAATGCAGGTAAAGAAAACATAATTGAGTCCAAAAAATAAGAATGAAACGGT
This window contains:
- the rph gene encoding ribonuclease PH — its product is MRIDNRELDQLRTVTFERNYTKHAEGSVLVCFGDTKVLCTASVESGVPRWLKGKGQGWVTAEYGMLPRATNTRNQREAARGKQSGRTQEIQRLIGRSLRAMVDLNKLGENTIYLDCDVLQADGGTRTASITGAAIALIDALESLQQKKKLKADPLVGLVAAVSVGVKNGEILLDLNYEEDSSCDTDLNVVMTQKGEFIEIQGTAEEKPFTRAEADKMLAMAEKGIADLIKLQQTALGW
- a CDS encoding IS701 family transposase, producing MNKDMIDLYTDYQLSSFGQTTATGLSAMMEGSISHDAVTRFLTNSEYTSKHLWQQVKPTIRDIENEDGVLIFDDTIQAKPHTKENETNCWHYDHTTNTTVKGINLLNCLYHCEGVSIPIAFHIVTKPICYSDISTRKTKRKATITKNELLRDMVDTACHNQVKFRYVLMDSWFTSKQTLKHIRKKDKHVIAALKSNRLIALNLQDKKQSRYQRIDEIGLPDKKAMTGYLKDYPHEVVFIRQVFTNKDGSLGVLYLVCTDSQLPADKIMSLYEKRWAIEVFHKSLKQNASLAKSPAHSKRAMHNHVFLSICATVKLECLKLTTKLNHFALKAKLLVAASKAAFDELTLLRAA
- a CDS encoding IS630 transposase-related protein gives rise to the protein MAYSKDYRQMILSKLDEGYSFRELAEEYQISPTNIQNWKKRLERKQCKRIPSKIDNDALIADVKAYPDDYHYERARRFNCSDRGIGKALKRLGITQKKDTKSP
- the hemJ gene encoding protoporphyrinogen oxidase HemJ, whose protein sequence is MADYFNWIKAAHVISMVCWFAAIFYLPRLFVYHTMSEDKVSQDRFVIMERKLFRGIMTPAMIATWLFGLWMLVLGWEVYKNEGWLHVKLLLVVLLSAYHGLCGVYRNKLIENPQYKSHVFWRWFNEAPVFILIAVVVLVIVKPF
- the bioB gene encoding biotin synthase BioB, which encodes MSTLVKLMEPGTSACLDNNKKMTSSTRFMAQDNLIQSDAEHDTSSTFSTDIPHEISREKVASLFELPFMDLLLQAQAVHRQHFPANEVQISTLLSIKTGNCPEDCGYCSQSGHHRDKTGLQAEKLLEVNKVLAAAKAAKASGSSRFCMGAAWKHPTAKDMPYIANLIKEVKALGLETCMTLGMLTAEQSEQLAEAGLDYYNHNLDTSRRYYDQVVSTRSYDERLATIDHVRRSGINVCSGSIVGMGESREDRIDWVYELASMPVPPESIPVNLLVPIKGTPLGDKVLSEGQLPVLEWIRTIAVTRICCPKSYVRLSAGRESLSDSEQALAFMAGANSFFYGDKLLTTGNASQSNDDRLMKMLGLKAMPPKPALAVIDALSGQKSYVS